A region from the Benincasa hispida cultivar B227 chromosome 12, ASM972705v1, whole genome shotgun sequence genome encodes:
- the LOC120067723 gene encoding uncharacterized protein LOC120067723 isoform X2 — MPFSTFIEVEPPSPLRYIIGAVIMMIGVVLPLGYMLLRNKRGPSSSSSYSKQT, encoded by the exons ATGCCG TTCAGTACGTTCATTGAAGTGGAACCGCCCAGTCCACTCCGATACATAATTGGGGCTGTTATAATGATGATCGGCGTCGTATTGCCCCTTGGATACATGCTGCTCCGGAATAAGCGTggaccttcttcttcttcttcttactcCAAACAGACGTAG
- the LOC120067723 gene encoding uncharacterized protein LOC120067723 isoform X1: protein MPFSTFIEVEPPSPLRYIIGAVIMMIGVVLPLGYMLLRNKRGPSSSSSYSKQTTKVLI from the exons ATGCCG TTCAGTACGTTCATTGAAGTGGAACCGCCCAGTCCACTCCGATACATAATTGGGGCTGTTATAATGATGATCGGCGTCGTATTGCCCCTTGGATACATGCTGCTCCGGAATAAGCGTggaccttcttcttcttcttcttactcCAAACAGAC gACCAAAGTTTTGATTTAG